The DNA sequence gcacaCCCAGTGATCATATTTCACAGAACACCTTCCAAAACACTGTACAATACCAGGCAAACAGGTTCTATAGCCAGGTGCATTTATAGAATGTCTCATGTCAGTCTTTGGGTTATGCACATATTTTTTGCTAACATTCTTCAACGTCCTGCAAGGCACCTTGAATCATGCAGGCAATATAGCAACCTTTTAGAATTCATTTGTGTGAAAATATAAATGCTTTATGTCATTCTAGTCTTAATGGCATTATCAtgaatatatacagatattCCTTATTAGTTATAGGGGTCTTTTTTTTATCAACTTTTTTAACAACAGTCAAACACAACAGACCAAAGTAAATATCAGTTACAGTAAAACAGAGGTGCATGcaacatttatttccatttataaatattaaagtgGCTCCAAGACTCACTTCTGTGATGAAACAGCTTGTTGGGTCAAATCACACTGAATTGAAAAGCACCGGGGATAGAATAATATTAGGCATTGAAAGGTTACAACCACAGGTCAGACACACATCTGTCTAGCTAACCATAAATAACTGCTGCGTGGTCACTTCAAAATGTCATCCTGAGCCATTTTCTTAGAAACACCTTCTTTTCAGGTAAGCACACTAGCATCTTTATTACAGGTGCTCTTACATTATTCCGGCTTTATATGGGTGGCAGACATGTCACTGGGCGTGAGAGCGGTCCACTACCCATCCATATCTCCAGCTGATCAGTTTCTTCAGTTTCTTCAGTTTCTCTGATCAGTAGCCAGTGAAGAACAGACCACTAAAGACTAGTACTATTGTTCAGTATGGTACACCCATTTGGGTCCATGATAGCAAAGGAATTGTAAATGATATAAATCTAATCCAGAGTTCCAAAGATTTAAAATGACTTAGGAACCTGCATGATTAGaagatttaaaacaaataccattaaaaaaagtgaaagtcTTTATTCAAGCTTGGATAGTTTTGTCAGAAACATATTCTAACACATTTCATTGAATGACTGTGTCCCATTTGGACCCAGGATTTGAGGTCTATATTCATTTCTGCTCATGCCAAacaaattaatgtttttgtaattcaGCTGTGTATGCACTGTGCACACATGTTGTTGAGCTTGCAGGCGTGTCTTCTTTGTCTTCCTGAGCACAATGGCCATCTATATTTTCCACACATTTGCTTTCAAGTATGCAGTATGCATATTTATGAATGCACAGTATCTAATCATGCATGTCTGTCTAGCCATGACATCACTCAGCCTTGTGGGTGTAACAAAGTGTATGCTCATTATATCAAGTGTGAATGAACATGACAATGTGCTTTGCTAATTACTAAAGATTAGAAATAAAGTGCTTTTAAAGAGTCACCTCATGACATCATACCAGTGTACATTTTTCCAGTGCATGGACAAAAGCGTTCATTGCAGTTCACTGTTCATATGCTGCAAAACTGCTGATACACAACACCCACCGTGCCATACCCTGTACTGTGTAAACAAAGTATCTAGCTTGTCTAATCAAAGGGGCCATGTGAGCTAGATTTCTGAGCCTGAGAATCAAATGGGATGGATGGCTCATCCAACACAAGCAAGCACTTGTTCTTGCACAACTAAGCAGGGCCCCGCTCCGACACCCAACACACCCCTGCATCTGGTATTGCATGCTGGGATGGAAAGCCCAGAGGGGGGCACATTTCCAGTGAGCTTTACTCAGCCATATTAGCATAAATGCTCTGATAAGGGAGAGTGCTTTCCGCTACTGACATATATAAGGAATAGTGTGGtcaacgcaaacacacacacacccctattcATTCCAACCTGGGACAACAAGCCTCTGTCATAATGATGTTCAATGGGACTTGGAAAGTGGAATACAGCAACAATTATGAGAAGTTCTTGGAAAAGATGGGTAAGATTTATTTATGTCTATTTATTACTATTCAGAATAAGTTAAGGGTTAGTTAGTTAAGGTACCCTGGATGTTGAAGCAAATTAGTAACTGAGATCTTCAGAAGACTTTGATCAAATTTATCAGATATGCAGAAGATTTTGTTGgacaaaacaacaactgcaCTGACcggacaaaagaaaaacatttcaacaatAATCATAGCAAGAATTCAGTACTGAAGAGAAAAGCAAAGGAGGTACCATAATTTTCTACAGTTCAGTTCACTGTGATATATTAAGAATTCACAAGGTGTGGTCAACAATTGTAAAAAAGTAACAAATTCCAGGAGTTAACATATATGTAGCCTTGCAAACGGAGACATTGCAGCAACAAAAGTATAGACAGTTATGTATTGTACGCTACATATATTCTGCTgcgtaaataaatgtacatataaaaatgaaatataccGAAATGCTGTGtgcacattactccacattttttaaaaaagcaggaTTGCACAATTCCGTTGAGTCATCCTTTAGGGTGTGCTCACTTGATTCTGTCAAACAGGCTTTAACCTGATAAAGAAGAAATTAGGGGCCCATGATAATCTGAAGATTACCCTGCAGCAAACTGGTGATAAATTCCACGTGAAAGAGTCCAGCACCTTCCGCAACCTGGAACTTGACTTCACACTAGGGGTCCTCTTCGAATACAGTCTACCTAATGATGTTAAAGTGTTCGTGAGTCACCATTTGCACGCACCAATATGCAACACTGCAACTAGCTATTGGGACGCCAAGGTTTTCCCACTGTATCTTTGATTATAAATTTGTTATAAATTGTGGAAATAGCAGAGTTTGATAATATTATGTCAGAAAGTAGCCTATATTCCGTGAAACCTAGcattgaattgaattttctacattttatatatataataaagagaaataaagagaaagagtgaaagagatattcaaaattgtagtaaagtacacagagtttcagaggtccttcctcagctgttcaagcaaagtgcttctcagTAAAGTACACTACAATTTTCtttggagatatatatatatatatatatatatatatatatatatatatatatatatatatatataaaatgtgtgcatgtgtgtatttatatatattgaatTGAATGTACATTATGGTAAAAACAAGGGCATGGCCTAGAtctggcagtggtagctcagtggtacttgacttataattggaaggttgttggttcaagccccattgcttccaagttgccactatCAGGGCCCTGAGCAAAGCCTGTAACcctcaagttgcactcagtcattattgtaagttgctttggataaaagcataagATAAATGTGCAGTGAGCAGACCTACACATCTGACACTGTGGTTTATTATGTAATATCACATTTCTACAGTATGGACCTCACTTGATCCAGGTTAGGGCCCTAGAGATTATACCATGTGGCTTGCATATTTGAATTTCTTAAATTAGTGCATTAGTCTGCTTATTGGTTCATGTTAGATCTTAAATGGAAAAAGACCTATTTTAAGATAAAGGTTGTTTAGCTGAGCATGCAGTATACTCACTTTTAACAAGTCTAAAACCAGAATAGGTATTATGTTGGCATAGCCTACATTTGTTTGCTCAGCAGtatcaaaattattttccttaaaagaaataaaaaaataaagtcgTTTCTGGGCATTTGGAGCATCTTACCTCAATTTGTTGGTCCCTGGTTCACCGTTCTGGGTGCTTGACCTCCGACCTCTGAATCCACAGGGGTGCTGGAATTTGGAGGATGGCGTACTGAAGGGAAGCTTTACCCGCGAAGATAACGGAAAAATACTTAGGACGACCAGGAAGGTTAGCGGCGATGAACTCGTGCAGGTGAG is a window from the Electrophorus electricus isolate fEleEle1 chromosome 9, fEleEle1.pri, whole genome shotgun sequence genome containing:
- the fabp2 gene encoding fatty acid-binding protein, intestinal; protein product: MMFNGTWKVEYSNNYEKFLEKMGFNLIKKKLGAHDNLKITLQQTGDKFHVKESSTFRNLELDFTLGVLFEYSLPNDVKVFGCWNLEDGVLKGSFTREDNGKILRTTRKVSGDELVQSLSYEGVEAERIFKKI